cttcaccaaagATATAAGTCTCACGTGAGGTTACTTGAGAGCCTTGAAGCCGGAATGGTGGGAAGAACACAGGTAATGCTGCCATTACCGACTGCCTTATACTGGTCTTGCTCACCATTCCATAGGAAGCGCCTCTGCAGCTGAGTCACCTTTTGGAGGTATCAAGGCTTCCGGGTATGGAAAGATGTCGCAATAGACGAGTAGCTGATTTCGAAGACTGGGGCTTTGACTGTTGAGCCTCTGTCGAAAGTTTAATTCATTCACAACTTAATCATATCGGGTTGATCGCAATATTCCACGAGGACTGTTAGAGGGCGCACTAAAGTATACGCTACTTCGCTTCGTCAACTTCGTTGCGGGATGGAGTCGTGGTGGTGGAGCATCGTGTTTACTGTGCAGAATCTGAAAAGTTGTCGAGACCGGGCTTACTGCGTCGCGATCCAATACTCCACGTGTCAATGAAACTGAGGAACTAAGGACTTTAAGACAGGAGACTGTTTCCCAGGAAATGTTTAGACCTCTGTTAATTTGCACTTGTAGATCCTGTGCACGGTGCGTGGTGCTTCAGTATGCACCATCTGAATATACCCCCACATTCCTCGCATTCTCGTTATCGATATTCCGTATCGAGTAGGTCCTCAACCTCTCTATAGTCTACCGACCAGGACTCAGGTGCGCTTTGGCCTATACTCTGCAGCAAGAGCCGCAGAGCGTTcctatcctcttcatcacATTCCGGTGCCACTTTCTCATTATCCCGAGCATTACCGCGACCGGTCATGTACGGGCTCGGGCCATATCCGTCATAGCACACCATATACCGATCGTTCATGAGACCAATATTGATGTttgcctccttctcaaacGGCATCCCGTCCGACCAGCACGTTGTTCCCATGCGAAAGTGCCGAAGAAGTGGCAAGCGTGTCCGAAAGGTGTCAAAGAGATCATGCCATCTTTTTTCGTATGAACGGTAGTGTTTGCTCAAGCTAGGGCAATCCTCGCGGATTCGGACCTCCATCTCCGTTTTCTCGAAAGAACAGCGTCCTATATTCTCCTTTGTAATACCTACATCATACAAGATCGTACAGTCATCCAGGTATAGCTCTGCAAGAGTCGCTTCATGTGAAACGATCCACTCCACGTGCGCGTCCTGCGCGAAGCCGAAATTGCCAAGCGCTAGGGTCTTAAGCCGAGGGAAGTGAATCCCTTTAAGGTCCAGCTTCGGGAAGAATCCCCAGTAATTATCGCAATAAATCGTCAAATTCTCCAGCGATCCCATGGTGGGCTTCAGCCAGGCGAAGGGCATCTCTGCGAAGAACTCGTGGGGCTCGGGGAACTCTAGATCCTCCTCTGGACTTGCTTCGTGGTGCTCAGTCGCTATGTTCAACCGGAGCGACTGAAGACCACACAGCACCTTAGCCATCATAGCGCGAGTGTCTGTGTCTTTAATGGTGAGATCTTGTAGATTACAGATCCCCAGCTCTTTGATGGGTACGTCCAAGGATGTCAGCCAGGAGAAGAACACGTGGAGAACTTCCTCGCGGTAGGTGGGCGGTTGGGGCCATTCGCTACGCCACATTTCtactccatcatcatcaacgcAACAATTCTTATCAAAGCGTAGCACGGTGCTTTGCACGTTCGGGAAGCGTTTGAGCTGCAAGATGGCGTCTTTGAATGGTTCAGTAAGGGTGCAATCTGGATCCCCCCATTCCTTGTATAGTTAGTTCTCTTGTTTGCGACTCGTGAAATATATATGGGCCAGTCAACCTACAGAGTCATTGTAACAGGTGTTGATGTAAATCTTCCTTACCAACGACCGCAATATCGTGTTGTTTGAGATGTTACGAACTCTTTCATAGCTTTCTTCGTCGGGGAACAGGTGCACGGTGTGGAATAGTTCCCGCGAGACAAATTGCGCCAGCGTGCGACATGTCTGGCGCAGCTGTTTTAAGGCCGATTGATCGATATGCGAGATCACTCGCGCGAGAAGTTCACCGGGCAGATGAAGGAGCTGTGGCATTGTGGGATTGCAGGTCGGAGAGCGCGACTAGTAGAGTGATGGAGTGATGGGGTCACGCGCTATATAACCACGGCCCACAGAACGATCCGTCTACGGCAGCCTAAAACGGACGGTAGCCTACGGAGTAAATCGACAAACGGTTAGTACGTACAGTGCATATCCGTTATAGACACGCACAACATTTTAATTTGTCAATTTAGCCTGCCGTACGAATTTACTCCAGCTGGTAAGTAGTATCCCACCGGTGAAAAGAAGAGTCGTGAAGatttctaaaatattacAAATCTCCACCCAGAATAATGACCAGACGATTTAGAGACGAAAATAGTGTACACACAAGGATTCAAACCCACGCAGAGGGGACGGGTTACCGCTACCCCATATTCCCAACCCAGCGGAGAATCATTATCTCAAGGTGGAAACACTTGTATATGGACATCATTGGTAGAGAATAACATGGGGGTGCTATCAATATTTTGATTCCATTCTTATTTCACAGTCTGAAGACATTATGACTGATTTACATGATCAGAAAAGATCGAAGCACGTTTAACTGTGCCTTCTTCATTATGGCCGCACAGGGAAATATAAAGAAGCCAAGGTGTTCTTGACACCGTTCAAATCACCAATTACAATAGATGGCCGAGTTGAACCGGCATCGACAGACCACAATATCACCGACTATTTGTCCAACAGTTATACGTATAAGTAATAGTCAATTCGTCTCGTAGATGCTGACTCTCGAACATCAGTATTGGTATAGACCTACCCCGTAGCACAATACTAGAACTGCTTCCTTAGGATGACTGTATGATCCCTGTTCTTGAGATGAGAGGGAAACTGAGACTGGCGCCAAACATTCCAACATGCATTCAGCAGGCAGGGGGTTAGCCCAGCAATATCGCTTACAGTGTGCCGGGTGTTAGAAGGGTAATGATAATGTAGGAAGACCAGCGCACAGCGAGATATGTGTTTGTTATACGTCATAGTGGTTTCTGTACAATATTTGTACGATCCTCTCCTTTATTAATGGGTAGGCGACCCGGATATCTACAACCATACTTATTctaattttagatttatcATCGAAGGCTATGGGGTCAGTTTCTTGCGAACTTCGAGCGTGACCAAGCGTGACCTGGAAGTGATCGCGCTCTCCGAATAACTAGGTAATTGGTCAGTCCACCATGCATGGTTGTTTCGCAAGTTACGTTAGTTAGACGTGCGTTTAGGCCTCCTGTAGATGATCGGGTAGATGCATAAAGGCTGTTATCTAATACTTCTTGGGTTAAACTGGTATAGTTTGGCACACATCACCTTGCCTGAAATTGAGCCCTGGGGGTTTAGTAACTGCATACATGGTATACCGGTTTCTGGAGTGGTATTCAACCCTTCTAACACTCCATTGAGGGCCTCggacagcaacaacaacaacaacaacaacagtcCCTTTCGCCGTCTTTCTGGTGGTCATCAGCTTGCTATCTTGCAAGCTCCTCTCAGCATCTTCGAGCATGGGCTGTCTTCCCTGAGTTAGTTTCGCCTGCCACCATCCCATTGATTATCTCAGGCACACAGCATTGCTGGGGTCACACATAAAAGTGGGCTGAATCCTTCCACAGAGTAACACCTACTCACCCTCGGGGGCGGCCCCCGTTATTTTTACGATCACGAGCCCGAGCCTCATATCAGACATCAATCCGACTCGCGGAACATCGACTAACAAATTACCAATCGTAATAAGGGCATTAATCCTGGTGGCCTTGTACAGACACCAGTTACTCGTGTAGCGGCCCATATTCTCTACATATCAACGACACCCGGCTAGATAATGAGAGGGAGGGTCTTACAGTTTACCCAGACTCTCAAGTACTGTAACTGCTCCGCCAATCCGGACATTGATACGGTGGCAATTGGTACCTATGGTAAAAATCGGTGCTCGCCTTAGTGATCTTACCAGGTATGGCACCAGGTATGGCACTTCACAGCCCAGTTTGTGGCTGCGACAGATGAAGAGATGCGCCATCAATCGCGCACTCAGGCGTTCAATGTCTCGAAATTTACTGCATGTCCAACTTGAGGAAGTGCTACCATGGTGGTCTCTGATGTGTATTTCTAACCTCCACAACACCAATTTTGATCCTTGCAAGGGCACAACCGTCCCATCAGCTGCAGAAACTCTTTCGGCGGCCATGACCAGTAGCATCTGCGCTTAGACGTCTTCCAAGATCAGCCCACTACCCGGGAGTGCATTCCCGGGAGTGCAAGTACCACTAGTCTAGGAAGCATGGGTACCGGCAATTTTTGCATTTCCCGCCTCTATCCCTTCCGTGTGACCAGTTGATTAGCTCTTGTAGGGGCTCATAATCAAATGATCCCCTTCCTTGGCCGCCAATCAACTAGTTGTACGTAAGTGAAATTTGCCACTACAGTCTGTTGTATGTAACTCTTGACCTGTAAGCTGCATATTGGTGCATACTTAGTAGCTCTTGGCAGAGGTGAAGGCTGGCGCGATGTCACTATGCTGGAAGCCGTCTGACATCCAATCGTTAAAGCCCCGGCTGATCCGGCAGCAGTGGCCGGGCTTGCATACGGATGTGGCTGCGGTAGATTGTCTTCATGTAACCCTGACCCCGCATTTAAATCAGTGACATCGCCAATACATTGAGAAGCTGAAAGACATTGTTAATGTTGAGTGGCACCGGCTGTAGAAAGATGCACATCCGGCTGCAGCATACCTGATATACTCGGAGCGGGGATCCTGGTACTCAAGTGAGACATTCCTCCAGAATTGTCATACTCATGTATACCCAGAATGTGCTAGATTCCTCGACTACACGGCCGTTCAGTGTAGCGGTTACGTCGTTACTTCTAAAAATACTGCAGGAGGACGTGAAGCCATAGGTATAAAAGCAGGCCAGTGACTGCATGACCAAGAAAGATGATCAACATAGCAACTTCAGCTTACACGATTCTACGATACAAGAAACTAAGTATCTAAAAACATGGTTTACCGGACCACTCTTGTCCTGGGCTTGCTCCTACAGCTGCTGTCTGTCAGCGCTGGCACAACGCTCgccacaaccaccacatcctcatcaaAACATGAGCCAACCCAACCAGGTATACCATCCAACTGTGACAAGTTCCATCTCGTCGCGGCCGGGGATCAGTGCGGTACCATCGAGGCCAAGTACGGCATCACCGACGCCCAATTCAAAGCCTGGAATCCTACTATAAACTCTGGTATGTCCTTTCTATCTAACCCATGGCATGCTACAACTAACTCTTGAGTTCCTTGATGCTAGGATGCACCAACCTCTGGCTAGACTACTACGTCTGCGTCCACGTCCCGGATGACACGACGacgacaacaacaacgaGTAAACCACCCGGGCCCACGGACACTCCCGAGCCGCGAATGCCCGGCATTGTGAGCAACTGTAAGAAGTATTACCTGGTTAAAAAGGGTGATGACTGTTACTCGATCGATACTGCCGCGGGTATTACGCTCGCTCAGTTCCGCTCGTGGAATACGATGATTGATGCGGCCTGTACCAATTTGTGGGTGGATTATTACGTCTGCATAGGTGTTTAGTCTTAGTTGTTCCTTTTGCAAAAGTATGAGATACTATCTGTTGTTGTTCGGAGAGCGAGGGACTGATGGGTTGGTGAAGGCCTGTTTATGAGGATTCTTATTTGCGTTGTACTACGTGGATCATGTTAATTCATAATGTGCTACGAGTCAGGATTTACTAATGAGGGACCTATAGTTAGCGCAAGGGTGTAATAATCGAGCTATATCCACATCTTGGCGGGGAGCAGAATGGAAACCAGAATTAGGTCTTGGTTAACGGGGATTATCGTATTTCCAGTTGAGTCGATAATGATTTATAATCTCAATGCAATTTGTGATGCACAATGCCTCTCACATTCAAGTCCAGTTTCTGAGCCCATTCCACAAATTCATAGCCATTTTCGAGCGTCGGATTATGGATAAATCATGATGAAGCGGGCATTGGATATCCTGTCACCTAATCATAACTGGCCTACTCGCCTTCATATCCGGAATTTCCCAGTCTCATTGGCTTAAATTTACCTCGTATATTTGACACTTATAAGGAGGATGTAGGATCATGGTCCCACGACATACTTGAAAAAGCTCTGTAATTTGGTAGATGTGGTTTCGGAAGAATAGGGCTTGATGGCATGTTCGTCTCAACCTTCCTTTGCGCATTCCAATCCATTTGTCCCTAATTACATATTTCTACATTTCTGTCTGGTGCCTGATGAACAATATGTTAAGTAAACGTCTACCATATGATTCGTTGCGTAAAGGAAGAACTAAAAGTTTCCCGGTCCATGTTAGCCAGCTGCGTCGTCTACATTGTCTTTATGTTCTAGTATAAGTAACGGACTTGTTTGACTGGTTCCTCAATCTGACTAGTTGAGCTGACGCTATTTTGCTGATCTTGACTAGAGAGCGCCCGATAGCACGCGGTTATCGAACCAGTGTTGTAGTTAGATATGCAAATAGCGCATTTAGCATTTAACTAAACATGTAGAGGAGAGATTAGTGTCAAAAACTAAACCTGGAGCTCTTTGACGTTGAGAGTTGTACTGCAAGTGGAAGTCTAATACAATAGTcagtattaatttatttccTACTAGTCTTCTGAATCTTTTCCTGTCTATTTAACAAAGACAAGCGCATTTTGTAGATACAGAACATACCCTGTCATGGGTTAAGACTTCGGACCTTTTTCATACTCAGGCAACGCCCATTTCACCATCCATTCAGACGCAAGGACCTCCTTAGCAGAAGGCCGACTTTCAGGCTTAAAAGAAACCATTGACCTTAGCATCGAAAGAAGAGCGTCTCTCTCAGCTGGCTCAAATGGTGGCATCTTTCATACCTGTCGAGGCTGCTGTACACTGTCTTCGAAACGGTCCTCAAATGATCGATACGACTCCCGATTTATCGGCTTTCCGTCCTCGCTACACCTTTTGTGCCGCGCATCCCATTAGTTAGGGAACACACAATTACCTGATATACGCACGGTGTGGAAGATCTGTGACCTTGCAGGCAGGTGTTTCAAGGATAACCACCCCAAATCATCTTGGATCAACGATGTGCATTCGCGTATCCTGGACTGGGCCCTATATTGCTCTGGCTCGGCACGACATCCCGGGCCCTCATAAAGTATGGATGTGCCCCTTTTGAGAGCCTCTGGACCCACAGAATCAGTAGCTTCACAATCTCCCGTACCCTCATACCTGAGATCcgaggacgaagagaagattgTAGTCACTGGGAAACAGTAAAGAAACACGAAATAACTCAAGAACGGCattctatctctagtatcCTCTTCTGAGGATTCTCTTACGAAGAAATAGGCTACATGAGGGCCAATAGAATGTGGATTCTCTATGTAGTCACTACAGCGTAAGATATGAAGACAATTTAATCAAACCATAGGAAATGCCGAGACGGTACAGACACCAAGAGAATACAGATATTGTATAGTATGGTAAGAGTTCCTCTTCGTGATCGATTCTTCGGAGTACCGAAATGACTTTTTTACACAAAGGAAGTCTGGTACGAGGGGTATAAATACGCTGTAGGCTGACGAAGAGAGTTGATCCCTGGGCTTATTTTCTGTCCTATTGACATGACACGCCTTTGCTAACCAGAAAGAACGAAGGCTCCCACTTATTCCAGTCAGTGAGTTCTGCCTGGCCCAGCCGGTATCATATGATTTCTGGTCGCCGGAGCCGTAACTTTCACGGCCAGCATCGTAAAGCAGTGCCTCGAGAGCTAGCAAAAGGGGACTGGGATATCAATCTTGTGGAATTTGGTCATCACAGATTGTACTACTCTATGTACAGGTTGTTGATCAATGATATCGCAAACCCTGCATTCCGCTTTCCCGCCTTCTTCGCAAGTGGCATCTTGCATTTCACAAAGTCTCCGTTCATTGATGTCGAGCAGCACCCCGCGATAATAACCactggagctggaggcgGGTTCGGATGTGCTCTTATCGCGCATAGCTTCCGCGATTTTAACCCATGGAAATCCACGAAGGCCCCACCTTCGAATCCACACCAGATAACTAAAAGaaattcaaaaaaaaaaaaaaaaataaagcgTAGCATGTGCTGGTTTCGATCCAGCGACTTCCAGGTTATGAGCCTGGCATTCTTCCCCTGAATTAACATGCTGTGATTGATGAAAAGTatcatttatatatattctatgaGTCAGTAGACAGCAGATGGCTACGAGTGCCGGCTTCGTCCGTTTTTGGAGATCCACAGGACGATCATTCTCGGTAGTTGCCTTTGAGACTACTTAATCTTCTTAAGGCAAGGCTCGGAGGAAGCCATCGTTCTCAGCGATGGTCAAAATAAGGAAACGCTGGTGAACATACCGTTCGTTGTTGGATTGCGATTACCTCTTCTTACCAAGTAAGTCATTGTGTAATCCAGACAGGTTTGTATAGCAGCAGAGCGAGCACTCGTTCACAAATCTATCGCTTCGGATTTTAAGGCTGCTCTCACTGGGGCTATCGCTAACTTAAAAGGGGAGTATACAGTCGCTCCGACTCTAATCTCAAGCCAAGTAGCAGACGCAAATCGAAGGTTGATTGCAGACGCTGTTGTCGTGAACTTACCCTGGTGAGGTCATCTTCACGTAGTCTTGTAAATTCCAGTCCTCGCTAGACAAGACAGACTAAATCAACACGGGATAGAATATACCTCAAAGCCTACTGCGGCACCTTGTATTGAAAttgttctttttattattgtcCCGTCAATAGTAAGTGCAGCAGGCAGACTTTGTCTATCAAGTGAAAGTTCCAGAACAAGGTGTGTAGGGCGTATCCCACACCAAGAGCCTCAAGTCGACATGACATGTATTTTAGCGTCGAGGGATCATGGCAATGTTACACATTCTTCGACGTCAAGACGGCTGGTAGATGATTGACCGAGTATGTACCCCGCTACCATTCCAGGAGTCCGATATAGACTCCTAAATTGAGCATGAATATCGAGAAAATGTATATTCCAGTCAAAGTACGCGTGGCCAATCCTAATTATACCCATTATACATATGCCGTAAATCCGCCAACGCGTTCTGCTTATATCGAAGCCATGACAGatgataaaagaaaagactcgCTATCATAAACTCCAGTTGTGAATTTGCCTGAATCCAGGCGTTCCACTCTCATCACTTGTTGTAGGCCCCAGGTGGCAACTCCGCAACACGGTACTCGTTATGACCCATCTCGACCGGGGGCGCAGCCTGCATTTGTGGTACCGGAGCGTACTGGTAGGCCATCGTAGCCTTCAACTGAtccatttctcttcttgcagAGACTgacttctttctctcccagGCACCCCACATCAACGCACTGCCTGCAATGATACCCAATGGGAGACCGAGTCCCAAACCGATAGCAAGCTTCGTTGACTGGTCGTCGGATTTCTCCGGTTTCTCTGATGATGTGTCATTCCCTGATGAGGTGTCGTTACTATTACCAGCGGGATGAGTGGCGCTAGAGCTAGGAGAAGACGTCGAGGCCACGGATGCCAATGCGGCGACACCGGGGATAACGGTGCCAGTTGGGACAGGGAACGGTCCATCACCCGAGCACTTGATTCCgtccgacgaggaggagcttACGACAGAGCCGCAGCAAAACTGGTGGTTGGCGATGTCGGCGTTGACAACGGGGTATCCGGATGTCGGGTTTGCGCGGGCTATGTTTTATCATTAAATTTAGCGTCTTTAAGGATGAGGTTAGCTGGCAACAGGTTAAGGCTTACCACATGGTCTTGCAGCCACGCAATCGCCACCCCAGTTTATGTCGGTGCAACTGCCTCGTGATAGAACCATATCGCCGGTGCTTTGGACCCAACAAAGACCGTTTGACATGCAGATGTCATTTTTGTTACAGCAGTGAGTCGTCTCTTTTGTGCTGCAGGGAACGTCGTCGATGGCGACTGTCTTTTCGTCGACCATATAACACGTTCGGTTATCCGCTGCTGACGCTGTGCTGGATAATAATGGGACGAGGAGTATTAGGCGAGAAACGCCGAGAACCAACGACGATCTCATTGCTGTTCAACTATCCTTTTCTCGACCGCAAGAAATAATGATGTTATCGTTCAAACCCAAAACCCCGGAGTTCCATACAACGGACGAGCAAGAAAGGTAGGGGAGGGAGCAAAGCAGAAGGGAAGTTCTCCTTTTCTCGGTCTTCGTCTGACATGACTGGatctaaaagaaaaatgacaacGCAAAGGATTGCGACTGTGTTGAGTTAAATTCAGGGACAAATAGGACGAGGCTGGAGGGGTTTGCAGAATTGTTTGCTGCTGGGGCCAAAAAGGGTCTGTTGGTTAAGTCGGCTGCCGATCGTGCGGCTGTGTCGGCAGTCATCATTTCAATTCGCCATGAAACTTGGGATCTTCATGGAGAGACCCTGTTCAATCCAGGTGGATATTGCGATCGGTGCATTTAGGCTGACCAAAACTCCTTCGCCAATGTGCAGCTAGTCTGGAAACGGCTAGTTGTAcagtttcttcttcaatctccgACCCTACATTGGCCTGACGTTGTAGTATCAAACCTTAAAATAGTCGTTCAGTGAAAGGTGAAGTGCCACAATATATAAAGCACTGTAAGGAATCTTGATTCACAGGTGGTCGCGAATTCCCCACTGGACAGGCGGCTCATGAAAACACCTGTCTATAGGCTGTCGGACATTCAATGAACCATTGAATAATATCTGAAGAAACCATTAGCCATACTGAGAACATGGTGACGGTGGACTAAACCTAAATGTCACTCTTCACTCATGGCTGACTCACCCGGACCCCGTAGTTAAATAGTTCGTTATATCTTAGCCTCTCTCATCCTCCAGTCCTTTCTATTATCTGGAAATCGACAGCATTCTAACTCCAGTCTCGCCTGAACCGACAGACACTTTACCAAAGCAATTGCCACTGAAATGGAGAACCCAAATGCGAACTCCCCCAACCCCCACACCGAGCTTATGGACAACGCCGTAAGTAGTAACAATGCACGTCCAAGCATTCATCCTACATTCATGTGGTCTCACTGATGGTGTGTATTTCCAGGCCGCCAGAATCCCAGAGGGATGGACCTGTGATCCGGGCTACCTGCAGCGGTTCTTTCGCCCCGGAACCGGGCGACGGGATATGGCCCAGTACTACGGGCTGACTGACCCCACACTGGTACTCATGGAGACTCCTGATACCGGTTCAATGGGGTACATTATCTTTTCTGGAGGACGGTACTACGGTGGGGATTTGATGTCAGACTATATGTTCGAGATCACAAGGCCTACGACCTTCCCTGAAATTCTACGCGCCATTGATGAACAGGACTTTCGAGGTctcagaaagaagaaaatcaaaccTGCGATGGAAGAATGAATGTATATCCTAAATGGTATAACGTGGCAGATCGCTCCTGCCGGAACGGGCAGTAAGAACGAATCATAATATTCTATCCCACACAAAGCAATGTAATATAGTAGTATCTAAGTAGCATATTATTCAGCTATTCGGAGGACCATCTCAGAATGTCTGAACAGCTTCTGCCGTGGCTAAATGGCCAGTTTGACTTTCGGCTGGCGTATACATACAGTCACAACCAAGTCGTTGCGAGCTTGCAAGCCATCGTAGATAACCCCGGGGTACACGGGGTCCCCTCCGAAAATGTACCAGACCTGGTGTTAATACACCAGGATATATGCACGCTTCGGTAAGCTACTGAGATGTATGAAGCAGGGGGGCTTTGAATATCACTGACTCAATGCCATGGAAGCACCCCCGATGGCCCCGACTACCTCActccccctcctccacaaAACATCTACCGGGCCGGGAGCTCTAACTGGCCTCATTCAATCTCCAGTATTGAGCTTCGAACATCGGTGTA
This window of the Aspergillus flavus chromosome 8, complete sequence genome carries:
- a CDS encoding F-box domain protein, with product MPQLLHLPGELLARVISHIDQSALKQLRQTCRTLAQFVSRELFHTVHLFPDEESYERVRNISNNTILRSLVRKIYINTCYNDSEWGDPDCTLTEPFKDAILQLKRFPNVQSTVLRFDKNCCVDDDGVEMWRSEWPQPPTYREEVLHVFFSWLTSLDVPIKELGICNLQDLTIKDTDTRAMMAKVLCGLQSLRLNIATEHHEASPEEDLEFPEPHEFFAEMPFAWLKPTMGSLENLTIYCDNYWGFFPKLDLKGIHFPRLKTLALGNFGFAQDAHVEWIVSHEATLAELYLDDCTILYDVGITKENIGRCSFEKTEMEVRIREDCPSLSKHYRSYEKRWHDLFDTFRTRLPLLRHFRMGTTCWSDGMPFEKEANINIGLMNDRYMVCYDGYGPSPYMTGRGNARDNEKVAPECDEEDRNALRLLLQSIGQSAPESWSVDYREVEDLLDTEYR
- a CDS encoding putative muramidase; its protein translation is MVYRTTLVLGLLLQLLSVSAGTTLATTTTSSSKHEPTQPGIPSNCDKFHLVAAGDQCGTIEAKYGITDAQFKAWNPTINSGCTNLWLDYYVCVHVPDDTTTTTTTSKPPGPTDTPEPRMPGIVSNCKKYYLVKKGDDCYSIDTAAGITLAQFRSWNTMIDAACTNLWVDYYVCIGV